A single genomic interval of Halobacillus halophilus DSM 2266 harbors:
- a CDS encoding response regulator, which yields MIRVVVIDDHEVVRKGVIAYLNTEEELEIVGEASDGHTGAALVKELKPDVVLMDLIMENGTGIEATEEIMKSEICRIIILTSFYDDEKVFPALEAGAFSYMLKTSSADEIAEAIKKAYRGENVIEPKVATKMMTRFRQDKKPHEELTNREREVLLCIGEGMTNQEISDNLFIGIKTVKTHVSNVLSKLEVQDRTQAAVYVHRNGLLKKDS from the coding sequence GTGATACGTGTCGTAGTTATTGACGATCATGAAGTGGTTCGTAAGGGAGTCATCGCTTATCTAAATACGGAAGAGGAGCTTGAGATTGTCGGAGAAGCTTCAGACGGTCATACAGGAGCAGCGCTTGTAAAAGAGTTAAAACCTGATGTGGTATTAATGGATTTAATTATGGAAAATGGGACGGGGATTGAAGCTACGGAAGAAATAATGAAGTCAGAGATATGCAGAATTATTATTCTGACGAGCTTTTATGATGATGAAAAAGTGTTTCCGGCACTAGAAGCTGGAGCATTCAGCTATATGCTGAAAACTTCTTCTGCTGACGAAATTGCCGAGGCGATCAAGAAAGCTTACCGCGGTGAAAACGTGATTGAGCCGAAAGTGGCTACCAAGATGATGACTCGTTTCCGTCAGGATAAGAAACCTCATGAAGAATTGACCAATCGTGAGCGGGAAGTTTTATTATGTATTGGAGAAGGGATGACCAATCAGGAGATTAGTGACAACCTTTTCATCGGAATTAAAACGGTAAAAACGCATGTAAGCAATGTGCTCAGCAAGTTAGAAGTACAGGATCGTACTCAAGCGGCTGTCTATGTCCATCGCAATGGTCTGTTGAAAAAAGATTCATAA
- a CDS encoding disulfide oxidoreductase encodes MKANHENRLFIIWAAALTATAGSLFFSEVLGYEPCELCWYQRILMYPLVIIYGVGLVKKNSAMTLPGLILSGIGVIVSLYHYLMQKVPAIGAGDACGLVPCNVQYINIFGFITIPFLAGTAFIIIFITHLLMVRK; translated from the coding sequence ATGAAGGCGAATCATGAAAATCGATTGTTTATCATTTGGGCGGCCGCGCTTACCGCCACAGCAGGAAGCTTATTCTTTTCAGAGGTTCTTGGCTATGAACCTTGTGAGCTATGCTGGTACCAGCGTATCCTCATGTATCCACTTGTGATTATATATGGGGTCGGACTGGTTAAGAAAAATTCAGCTATGACACTGCCGGGGCTCATTCTCAGCGGGATTGGGGTCATTGTTTCGCTGTATCATTACTTAATGCAGAAAGTTCCCGCGATAGGAGCAGGGGATGCTTGTGGACTGGTTCCGTGTAATGTACAGTACATTAATATTTTTGGCTTTATTACCATTCCATTTCTGGCAGGAACCGCATTTATTATTATTTTTATCACACATCTATTGATGGTAAGGAAGTAA